In Schistocerca nitens isolate TAMUIC-IGC-003100 chromosome 10, iqSchNite1.1, whole genome shotgun sequence, a single window of DNA contains:
- the LOC126210528 gene encoding uncharacterized protein LOC126210528: MPRSSKVFKKVRKCQASRCSKDNLKTSPIITNGNDTSTKKASASRRKIDSCQSLDDCGSDTQATSGFRLIDLKILSDIISSACVCADCGAKSLRLYDEENRIGIVCMLHLTCESCHSDTAFRTSASSNRIYEANMRLIYGMRCLGIGREGTRLFCGIMNMPQPSARYTTGNKTLLSALQEEVEENLKSSAKEAVKMNSELKTEADNTPDTDLCVSCDGTWMKRGHTSLYGVSSVISVDTGKILDVQVMSKYCYSCVLGKRAGEVEENKWQVEHKKVCCRNYSGSSGGMEPAAMKLMFHRSVEKYGVRYTKYLGDGDSSSFKTVLESEPYGPHCAIEKLECVGHVQKRMGGRLLKLKRELKGRKLEDGKLLGGPNRLTDKEIHSLQVYYGKAIRDNSGNLNNMQKAVWSIYFHKLSTDDKPVHNLCDISWCKFKQAERDGMNYSHKHSLPVAVLSAIKPTFRCLAEPDLLRKCVHGKTQNPNESYNSLIWKRCPKTTFVSTIIVEIAAYDACLVFNNGNLGRIKTLQRLGFHPGAFTYSILKDIDDKRVAAADITANKIEQQVNQRRQAKKRLLADEEEYAYGLH; the protein is encoded by the coding sequence ATGCCGCGTTCTAGTAAGGTGTTTAAAAAGGTTAGAAAGTGTCAAGCTTCTCGATGTAGTAAAGACAACTTGAAAACCAGCCCCATAATAACAAATGGAAACGATACTTCAACCAAGAAAGCGAGTGCTTCGAGAAGGAAAATTGACAGCTGTCAATCACTTGATGATTGTGGCTCAGACACTCAAGCTACTAGTGGTTTTAggcttattgatttgaaaatactaTCTGATATTATATCATCTGCTTGTGTATGTGCTGACTGTGGTGCAAAAAGTTTGAGATTATATGACGAAGAAAACAGAATTGGAATAGTGTGTATGTTGCATCTTACTTGTGAAAGCTGTCATTCAGACACTGCTTTTAGAACTTCGGCATCAAGTAACCGGATATATGAAGCAAATATGCGTTTAATATATGGCATGAGATGTTTGGGCATAGGCAGGGAAGGTACCAGACTGTTTTGTGGGATCATGAACATGCCACAACCAAGTGCTAGGTACACCACTGGAAATAAAACACTGCTAAGTGCTCTTCAAGAGGAAGTGGAAGAAAACTTGAAGTCCTCTGCAAAGGAAGCTGTGAAGATGAATAGTGAACTAAAGACAGAAGCAGATAACACGCCAGACACCGATTTGTGTGTGTCATGTGATGGAACGTGGATGAAGCGTGGACATACATCACTGTATGGAGTATCATCTGTCATTAGTGTTGATACTGGAAAAATTCTTGACGTTCAGGTAATGAGCAAATATTGCTATAGCTGTGTACTCGGAAAGAGAGCTggtgaagtggaagaaaataagtggCAGGTTGAACACAAGAAAGTGTGCTGTAGAAATTATTCTGGTTCTAGTGGTGGAATGGAACCTGCAGCTATGAAACTTATGTTCCATCGAAGTGTGGAAAAGTACGGTGTTAGATACacaaaataccttggtgatggtgactcCAGCTCCTTCAAAACTGTTTTGGAAAGTGAACCTTATGGTCCCCATTGTgctatagaaaagttggaatgtgttggacaTGTGCAAAAACGAATGGGaggcagacttttaaaattgaaacGTGAATTGAAGGGCAGgaaacttgaggatggaaaactttTAGGTGGTCCCAACAGACTCACAGACAAAGAAATTCATTCTTTACAAGTGTACTATGGCAAGGCAATAAGGGACAACAGTGGAAATTTGAATAACATGCAGAAGGCTGTGTGGTCTATTTATTTTCATAAACTATCCACAGATGACAAACCTGTACataatttgtgtgacatatcgtgGTGCAAATTCAAGCAGGCTGAGCGTGATGGCATGAACTATTCACACAAGCACAGTTTACCTGTGGCTGTTTTAAGTGCTATAAAACCAACATTTAGGTGTTTAGCAGAGCCAGACCTCCTACGAAAGTGTgtgcatggaaagacacaaaacccTAATGAAAGTTACAACTCACTGATTTGGAAACGTTGCCCAAAAACAACATTTGTTTCAACAATTATTGTTGAAATTGCTGCATatgatgcttgtttagtttttaacaaTGGTAATCTTGGAAGAATAAAAACTCTACAGAGGCTAGGATTTCATCCAGGAGCTTTCACCTATTCAATATTGAAGGACATCGATGACAAAAGAGTTGCTGCGGCTGATATTACAGCCAATAAAATTGAACAGCAGGTTAACCAAAGAAGACAAGCAAAGAAGAGACTGCTTGCAGATGAAGAGGAGTATGCATATGGCTTGCACTAG